A window from Candidatus Methylomirabilota bacterium encodes these proteins:
- a CDS encoding extracellular solute-binding protein, with product MSKLSRRQFLGTAAGAAGVSAFPHVWIRPAWAQTKEVRVLAWTHFVPAYDKWFDAFADQWSTKSGVKVIIDHIPHLQIPAKIAAEVATQSGHDIVQLVGTGTEKWASALIDVQDAADRIGKKYGGWTPLADNYCKVRTDGKFHAIPDFFIDFPGLYRKDLWTEIGMPNGPDTWEDLHKGGAKLKAKGFPIGIGLAHHDDSRASWRAIMWSFGGSEVAKDGKTIQYNSKEVREALKFNKALYKDCMTPEVLAWDDASNNRFLASGRGSWIHNPISAYRTIEGSNKELADKIFVSLSPKGPAIRRSFANCRAYGVTKFSKNADGAKAFLEALADVYRDAAKASTGYNMPFLNNYAKPPFPIISEDPKLKPLEQDADYHFTTGYPGPLTPAADEVYQQFVMVDALAQFCTDKMDLEQTVKWADEKIKAIYAKFA from the coding sequence ATGAGCAAACTGTCACGACGGCAATTCCTGGGTACGGCCGCCGGCGCGGCGGGCGTGTCGGCGTTTCCGCACGTGTGGATCCGCCCGGCGTGGGCCCAGACGAAGGAAGTGCGGGTGCTCGCCTGGACGCACTTCGTCCCCGCCTACGACAAGTGGTTCGACGCTTTCGCCGACCAGTGGAGCACGAAGAGCGGCGTCAAGGTCATCATCGACCACATCCCGCATCTGCAGATCCCCGCCAAGATCGCGGCGGAGGTCGCGACCCAGTCCGGCCACGACATCGTCCAGCTCGTAGGGACGGGCACCGAGAAGTGGGCCTCCGCCCTCATCGACGTGCAGGACGCCGCCGACCGGATCGGCAAGAAGTACGGCGGGTGGACGCCGCTCGCCGACAACTACTGCAAGGTGCGCACGGACGGGAAGTTCCACGCCATTCCCGATTTCTTCATCGACTTCCCCGGCCTCTACCGGAAGGACCTCTGGACCGAGATCGGCATGCCCAACGGGCCCGACACCTGGGAGGACCTCCACAAGGGCGGCGCCAAGCTGAAGGCGAAGGGTTTCCCGATCGGGATCGGGCTGGCGCACCATGACGACTCTCGCGCCTCCTGGCGCGCGATCATGTGGTCGTTCGGCGGTTCCGAGGTGGCCAAGGACGGCAAGACCATCCAGTACAACTCCAAGGAGGTTCGCGAGGCGCTGAAGTTCAACAAGGCCCTCTACAAGGACTGCATGACCCCCGAGGTCCTCGCCTGGGACGACGCGTCCAACAACCGCTTCCTCGCGTCGGGCCGCGGCTCCTGGATCCACAACCCGATCAGCGCCTACCGGACCATCGAAGGCTCCAACAAGGAGCTCGCGGACAAGATCTTCGTGTCGCTCTCGCCCAAGGGGCCGGCGATCCGGCGCTCGTTCGCCAACTGCCGCGCCTATGGCGTGACCAAGTTCAGCAAGAATGCGGACGGGGCCAAGGCGTTCCTCGAGGCCCTCGCCGACGTCTACCGGGACGCCGCCAAGGCGAGCACCGGCTACAACATGCCGTTCCTCAACAACTACGCGAAGCCGCCGTTCCCGATCATCAGCGAGGACCCCAAGCTCAAGCCGCTGGAGCAGGATGCCGACTATCACTTCACCACCGGCTACCCGGGTCCGCTGACCCCGGCGGCGGACGAGGTGTATCAGCAGTTCGTGATGGTGGACGCGCTCGCCCAGTTCTGCACTGACAAGATGGATCTCGAGCAGACCGTGAAGTGGGCGGACGAGAAGATCAAGGCGATCTACGCGAAGTTCGCGTAA
- a CDS encoding carbohydrate ABC transporter permease, with product MVVERKWKKWVFFYIPLTVFVIGTLFPFYWMLITSIRPDAELYRSWRAVNNAPFWTLNPTLEHFRDLMAKTTFPIWLWNTFFIAVISTIISLFCGLLGGYALARLRFPMAGLLGTSIFVTYLVPPTLLFIPLADIIRNFQLGNTPWALILTYPTFLIPFCTWLLMGYFKTIPKELEECARIDGATRFGAMARIIFPIAVPGILSAGIFAFTLSWNEFIYALIFLSSPERKTVPVGVVSELIRGDIYFWGQLMAGALLGSVPVALVYSFFVEYYVTGLTGSVKG from the coding sequence ATGGTCGTCGAGCGGAAGTGGAAGAAGTGGGTGTTCTTCTACATCCCGCTCACGGTCTTCGTGATCGGCACCCTCTTCCCCTTCTACTGGATGCTCATCACCTCCATCCGGCCCGACGCCGAGCTATACCGCTCTTGGCGCGCCGTGAACAACGCGCCGTTCTGGACGCTCAATCCGACCCTCGAGCACTTCCGCGACCTCATGGCGAAGACGACCTTCCCGATCTGGCTGTGGAACACGTTCTTCATCGCCGTGATCTCCACGATCATCTCGCTGTTCTGCGGGCTCCTCGGCGGGTATGCGCTGGCCCGTCTACGGTTCCCGATGGCGGGCCTTCTGGGTACGTCGATCTTCGTGACGTACCTGGTGCCGCCCACCCTCCTCTTCATCCCGCTCGCCGACATCATCCGGAACTTCCAGCTCGGCAACACGCCGTGGGCGCTCATTCTCACCTACCCGACGTTCCTCATTCCGTTCTGCACGTGGCTCCTGATGGGCTACTTCAAGACCATTCCCAAGGAACTGGAGGAGTGCGCCCGCATCGACGGGGCCACGCGATTCGGGGCAATGGCCCGCATCATCTTCCCCATCGCGGTGCCCGGCATCCTGTCGGCGGGGATCTTCGCGTTCACGCTGTCGTGGAACGAGTTCATCTACGCCCTGATCTTCCTGTCCTCGCCGGAGCGGAAGACCGTGCCGGTGGGGGTCGTCTCCGAGTTGATCCGAGGAGACATCTACTTCTGGGGTCAGCTCATGGCGGGGGCGCTGCTCGGCTCGGTGCCGGTCGCGCTCGTATACTCGTTCTTCGTCGAGTACTACGTCACCGGGCTCACCGGCTCGGTGAAGGGCTAG